The stretch of DNA ttccatttaagaatgatggaggccactgtgttcttggggatctttaATGCAGcagttttggtacccttccccagatctgtgcctcgacacaatcctgtctcggtgctctatggacaattccttcgacctcatggcttggtttttgctctgacatgcattgtcaactgtgggaccttatatagacgtgtgtgtctttccagatcatgtccaatcaattgaatttaccacaggtggactcccaagttgtagaaacatctcaagggaagatcaatggaaaaaggatgtaccggagctcaattgagtctcatagcaaagtgtctgaatacttaaaatAGGGTATTTCGTTTTGTTTTGAATAAATTAGcaatgtttgctttgtcattaagtggtattgtgtgtagatgaggaaaaatgtatgtaatcaattttaaaatacaGCAGTAAAGTTAACTacatgtggataaagtcaaggggtctgaataatttccgaatgcactgtatatagtcacATACATTGGATAGGTGCAGTAAAATGtgagttggctatacagcacaatcagatctgggaccaggctacatacTGATCACTGACTGGGCTACTTGTTGATGTGCAGGTGGATGTGTCAGGGGAAATCTCCCTGTGGCAACATGGCGGCTCAGAGCCTGGAAGCACCAGACTATTACTTTGTCATCGAAGTCTCAAACAAGTACGGCTCAAATTTTGCATTACATCTGTGTATAGGGTGTACTTTTTGTCAATGGGTGCACACAAAAGGTCTGATTGCATATTAACAGTGCCTTGTGTTCTTCTTTAGGGGTATAGATTTGAGTACGTACTGTGACTATGCGTTGCGGTTTATACTCCATGTGCATGGATTCCCATTGGACCCCAGCAGAGGCCTTTTCTACATGCTGgtgtgttccctgtgtgtgtcccaaatggtaccctatatagtgcacaactttctctggtcagaagtagtgcactaaataggcaatagggtgtaatttgggatgtaACCCTGGATTCAAATAGAATAGAACCACAACTCTTTCTGCACTGTTGTCAAGTATTACATTTGGTTGACCTGTCTTTTTTCCTCCAGATGACTCTGGCCACCATCGTAGGAATCCTCTTCTGCTTCATTGTGTATAACTGCTGTGGTCCAGGCTTGAAGAATCTGTTAAAGGCAGCCTACCATGCCACCAAGCACAGGAGCCACGCAGTGCATGGTAAACCACCCCAAAACCTTATCTTTGAGAATGACCTGTATATTCAGTGATTAGTTGTTGACTGCAAACAGTCGTACCTCAAAGTTAGTGATACAGTGCATGCTCCTTGAGAATGGGATTAGTAATCAACCGTCTACAGCGATCAAATTGTTCTGTTCGGATGTGGCTAAGAGTGAACTGTATTTCTTCTGACATTGTTCATGGTTTTGTATCTGATGCTATGTACTGAAGAGGGTGGCATCTGTGTTTCAGAATCCGATGTCTCACTGGCACCTAGTATAGGGGATGGATTTCACAGATCCAGGGATTCAAGGCAGGGCTTAAGCCTAACATCTACTAACTGAAAGAAGAAATAAATATCACCATAGTTCACCATTCACTTTATTAAAAAAAGAGGCAGTGTTAACATGGAATTTTAATTTGTTTCATAATAGGAAAAGGTTCTTTGTTCTGAGGTCTAATGTACTGAACAAATTCAAATGTtttaaaacaaaaatcaaacaatACACACTCTGGTAAAAAATCTTGCCCTCAATATTATCACTTAAGTTAAAGGAAAACGCTGGTCAATCTCATACATTTAGTTTACAATTCATTGGGTCATAGAGGGGACTTGGAGTGAAGACGTGACTGCAATATACACTATGCATGGACACAGAGTTAAGTGGGTGGGGGCCAGTTGGCATGCCTAGTTGGCATGCTGCGCGGTTGAGAAACACAGCTTCAGTGTGTAGGGGTACGGACCACCTGGAAGAaaggggggggagggggttagCCAACTGTGGAGAGATGTCGGGCCAGAATAATACATTCTCATTAACTAGTCTGGGGTGAATTCCCAAAAACAAAGAATTTTTTGCATTAAGATCAGTGTTCCTCCATTTATGCATGAGTCAACATCCGCAGCATTTACCATGAATGTGATCTCTGTGAACATTTGGTAAATTGCCTTTTAAAAAGGCTCATTGTCGGTAGGGTGGTGCAGGGCCTTCGAATGAATCCCGGACTGATCTTAGTACTAAAGATCATGTTTTTGGGAAAATCACTCCTGAATGACAGACTAGTTACTGTGTGTTTGCTCACCGTTGGTATCATTAGCTGTGGTGTTGTTATCGCAGTCTGAGTACTTACTGGGGTTCTTCATCTGGTAGTGGTTCATCATGGCCAGAGCCTCCATGGCGTCGTTTATAGATTCCCACTCCAGCAGCCCGGATGAGCTCCGCTCACCTGTCGCGCCACCCGAGGCGAGAGACACACATTCCAATTTATTGACACTGCAACATCAAACCAATGGGAACTCACTCCAATTTAAAAGACCAGATGCAACATAATTCATGCAAATAAAGTTCATATTACTCACTCTTTCCAGTGAAGAGTTTGATGTTAGATGGGTTCTTCACACCAAGTTCCTCACAGACCTGAAAGGATAGATAAAGGGTTTGTTCATGAGAAATGCATTTtccacccacacacaaactaagTAAGCCAAACTTGTCAAGTTCAACCCTCCCAAGAGAACCAACAGCCCAATTCTAAGCTTCCAGACCCCAATCCTCTCCAGTTGTCTTACCCCGTTGAAGATCTCCACGGAGATGTCGGGTTGCCCGTTGAAGAAGTGCAGGACGTTGCTCGGGTGCTGAATGCGGTTCTTGGCCGCCTGCTCCGGGGAGGTGAAGCGGTTGTTGCGGGAGCCATGGAAGTCCTTGAAGCTGCTGGAGCCATCCTCCAGCTCGTAGGACTGACCAGGCATGATGGCCTGCTGCTTGGACACACTGTGGACAGAGGATGGACAACATGTTGCATCAATGTGTTTCTAGTCAGTTTCTATGGACATCAATGTGTATGCAGAGTTTGAAAGCAGCACTGACCAGACGTTGAGCTTCTGTTCAAACAGGAAGTTGTTGTTGAGGTGGCTGATGGCGCGGTCCACAGCGTAGCAGTCGCCCATCTCCACCATGGCTGCCCCCGGCTTACTCTTCATGAACTTCACCTGAGGACGGAGGGGGACACGGCTCAGAAAACCTATCCTACTatccagtggtgtaaaaatacttaagtagtacttttaaagttgtttttgggggtatttgtaccttactatttatatttgacaacttttactccactacattcctaaagaaaatgtgatTTTCTCCAATACATTTACCCGGACACCCAAAAttacatttcgaatgctcaggcagggcagcaatatggtccaattcacgcacctaTCAATATTATGCgttgtcatccctacttcctctgatctggcagactcactaatcACAAATACAGCATTTGTAATTGAGTGTGCCTGTCTGTCCGTAAGTGAAAGTCACCAAGTAGAATACTACTaaagtaattttctattaaggtatttcACTTACTCAAGTacgacaattgagtactttttccaccactgctactACCCACCTCCAACATGACCATAGAACCTTGTTTTCACCAGTCTATACCCCCAGCAAGAACATAACCCTGAAGAGTCTATAACCTCCGCCTCAGTAATGCGCCGTTCCCATCTGAACTCACCCGCTCCACATTGCCGTAGAGACAGAAGACGTTGAAGACCCTGTCGGCGTTGATCTTTGCGGGCTCCAGGCCGTACACCATGACAACGGGGGAGTCAGCATGGGCGCTGTAGTCACCAGGGGGAGGAGGGCCATGTCCATACCCAGGTCCCCCGTAACTGCCGCCACGTCCGCGGCCACGCCCTCCCATCAGAGGCCCCATGCGGCGACCACCCTCGTAGTGTGGAGGAGGTCCGTAGCCACTTTCATCATGGTAGCCGTGATAACCACCGGTTGGGCTGCCTTGTGAAAGAAAAAGATATACAGAGGTGATTGGGCAAACTGACTCAAACCGTTACTGGAGTCATTCTAGACATCCCAACAGAGTTGACCTGTGACGCTCATAGTACAATGAACGTCTCTGCCTACCATACTCTGGAGGATGGTCTCCTAGTAGAGCTGGCTGTCTCACACGCTTGTTGGGGTTGGCATTGGGATCTGAGGGCAAGAAACATCAATAAAGTGAGCCCCTGACTCGACAGTCTATCAGTGTGTCAAAAGGGGCACATCTACAAACTATGGGTCAGTGCTGTGATTAACATGCACAAGAAGCTGGGTAGAGATATTGAGCGTGTTAAGAAAATCATATGTATTTGTTACCATAACTACAAAATGTAACATACTGGAGATTTGTAGGAGGATTTAACATTAGCACAGCAAATGGAATGGATACTCTTAACCACTCCCATTCGAACTCACACACCTTGTGAATTGTTCCAATTGCCTTCAGCATCAGCATCTGTACAGGTACATACACATAGTCAAAACCAAAACAAATTATGTACAAACTCTAAACAAATATTCTTCTACCTAAAGAAAGGCTCAATACATTTATTAGAAAAATATTATATTGTGAAGGATGTTCTAAGAAAGCATACTAGAGCACAACCGTGGCAAAAACAAATTGAAACACTAACGGGCTACATGAATTAAGATATTTTTAATTCTGAATTATCATACTCTTTATTGAGCTATTAAATGTAGACATCAAAACAACTGATTTATTCTAGCATGAGTTGGGTTTCCTAGTCTGACAACAAATGCATGGTACCCCACCCATGGGCCACAAAGTCTGAAATACAGTTGACAGAAAAACAAAAACCAGGCCTGGAATTTCATATTGCCATTGCCTAGAATGCTGGACCTATTTTGTGTGAATGAATATACTGAGtttacaaaatattaggaacactttcctaatattgagttgaacagCCTCAGTTTGTCGGTAtgtactctacaaggtgtcaagcattccacagggatgctggaccatgttgactaccacagttgtgtcaagttggatggatgtcctttaggtggtggaccattcctaGTACACACAGGAAATTGAGCGAGAAAAACcctgcagcattgcagttcttgacacatacaaactggtgcgcctggcacctgcaatttttaaataaaatgtttacctttatttaactaggcaagtcggttaagaacaaattcttatttaaaatgacggcctatcctggccaaacccggatgatgctgggccaattgtgcgctgccctataggATTCCCAATCATGGCCGAATGTGATTCAGCCTgcattcgaaccaggtactatagtgtcgcctcttgcactgagatgcagtgccttagaccactgcgcgaCTCAGGAGCCCAACATACCCcaatattttgttttgcccattcaccctctgaatggcacatacacaatccatgtctcaaggcataaaaatccctctttaaccagtctcctccccttcgtctacactgattaaagtggatttaataggtgacatcaataagggatgtcACCTGGATAATATCATGGACTACCCAACAACAAACAAAGACAATTCCTAAAATGTCCAGCTTACTGTGATTTTACAAACTACATCAGCTTATACATCTAACCGTGGTCTGCCTCAATGTGGAAAACTAGATATTTCCATGTTGCTGTGAGACTATACATTTCTATCTTAAAGAGCACTAGCAGAAATCTGAGGAGATTCCAGACCTGGAATTTGATGCATGAGTTTGATAAAAGTCAACGATTCACATATGGGGTTGACAAAGTCAATCACAACAAACCATTTACATTACAATCATTCTCTATTACCAGGTCAGTCATGTCCCTTTACATGTACTTACAGCACCAAACACGGAGAACACAGGATGCAGAGGGCAGGTAGGGGGGCACTCTTCAGCAAGGATCCTACCCGCCAAACCTGTGACTCCAGCTTCAACTCAGTTTCCACCTTTCCACACCACCAGAGAAAGAGCATCCACCAATCTTCCATGCTTGGCTTCAAGTTGCTGTCGCTTTGTTTTTATGGGTTGCCATTTGAGGCCAGTTTCCAGCTTACCGTGCTTTGAACGCAAAGCCGGAGGACATTTGCACCGTTTGATTGAGGCGTGTCTTGTCGTCAGACACACAGAGCCAAACCTGCATCACACGGGAGGCGTTAGAGGTATCACTTACGGGCCAGTtcagaaagaagaaaaaaacaacgTAGTAGAATCAACAAGAACAGCACGGAAAAGAAGGGAAATGGGAGGGGAAGGTAAAGGGGAAAAAACAGCACCTGAGTCCATCAATGCAGAGAGAGCTTTGGGAAAATGCTGAAGTTTCTATCAGTCTGCCTCTATGCTTGTATGCTTGGCGGGTGTTTGATGCTTGTGTCTTCGTGGTCCCCTTTTGAGTTTGTGGGGTGCGTCTTCTCATGTAAGTGGGCACACATGTgctgcttgtttgtttttttgtacaATAGAGGTGGTCCCCCCATGGCGAAGTGAAAGGCATCTAGTGCTTGGCAGTAAAATCATCTGGAATGGCATTGTCTGCGTGGTGTGTTGTCATGGCGATTCAGCTTGGTGTGTCGTTGCCGTGAATATTCAGCtcggtggtgtgttgtgttgttcagCACAAGATGGGAGAGTGATAGCAAAAGGAAGCCCACACACCCAAGTCAAGAGATGGGATGGCATAGTGGTAGTTTGAGAAAAGAgtggtctctctctgcctctgtataTTATCTCAGTATGTTGTGTCATCTGTTCCCTTCTTAGGCTGTTTAGAGTGTGTTTAGAAAACTCCTCTGATGCTCACTGAAGTGGTTGTGTCTGACAGTCAGATCCCGAGGGCTGGGAGGAGTGGCCTTATCGGCCACACACCAGACTCCCGCCCCCATCACACAATGTGTTTTGTCAAAACGTGAGATCTTCAGCATTCTGGAGATGAGATATGCTGTACTTGTAAGAGGATGGATGGCTATAAATATATTAGatcagtctgtggtggtggtTAATGCTGGGTGTCTGTTCACAATTGACTCTTGGGAGTGTCTCAGGCCCTTACCATGATCAAAACAGGACGGCTACTTTCCTCAAACCAACAGTGGGATAAAGagtaaaatgtttttttccttGCAGAAGTGGAGAGTGGTGGTGAAAATTGGGAGTAGGAAGTATTGAGAGTTGAGGTTGTGTGAATTCCAGTGTCTGTTGCCCCCATTGTGTCCGATGTTTACTGAGGAGCTGGTTGGTTTGGAGTACCAGTGGGTGGGGGCTGTAGTGAAGTCTGTATGATTGTGCACAGTGAGGACACAATGAGGAGCACCTCTTTCTCACGGGGCAGCCAGCCGCACCTTAACACCTGCACATTAACAGGGACCATCTAAACACATGGGGCAGGCGTTTTTTCACCTGTTACCTCAGTGTCTGAAATGAAGATGTGGCCATGGTGGCTCATATGAGAATCTGAActaccaaaaaaataaaaaactcaccAGGGTGATTAAATGGACTACCACTCCAACTAAAATGGTGTTCCCTTTTGCATAAAAGGGATCAGGGCATATGGCTAAAAACAAGGAAAAATCACATACTGCTGTTGCACCGTGTCCCATTAGATGCCAAATATTCTGCACTTTAATAGGTTGAACTAAAAGAGCAATGTATCTACCAAGCATCATACATCACTGGAATTCTATGATTTTATTTTCGACTCATGGCAGCACAGCATCTCCAAATGGAGACAGAATGCCACAAGAAACCCTACTTGGATACAAAACATCCATCCACAAATGTAGTAAATGACTGACAGGTCGTAAATTGGACTTCTTGAAAGTTCCAGAAATACCATTGAACAAATGTCTCTGCAATGTTCCTAATGAAATAAAGTTAAGGGATAATCCACCCCAAACCACAAAGTCTTATGATTAACAGTGTTAACACTAATatatccaggacctatatactaggcggtgacAGAGGAAAGCCCTAGAAATGGTTAAagacccaagtcatagactgttctctcatctaccgcacggcaagcggtaacaGAGCGCAAAGTctaagaccaaaaggctcctgaacagcttctacccccaagccataagactgctgaacaattaatcaaatggccactggattatttacattgacacccccccatttatttatttttacactgCATAGTCACCacacccctacctatatgtacaaattacctcaactaacctgtaccccctgtatatagcctctattgTTAATTTATGTTACTTTAAATAAACATTTACTTAAGACAATATTTAACAAATAAAtgtaactctttcttgaactgcactgttggttaagggcttgtaagtaagcatttcacgtaaggtctactacacatgtattcggcgcaggtgacagtttgatttgatgtgaAAAAAATCTTTGAAGAAATGTTTCATTTTGTCATAAAGTTGTTAGCAATGTGAAAATCATTGTGGAAATCTGACTACAAAACTCTCTCTGGGCTGACTGGCTTGCTAACTAGCAAACGTAGCGACACACCATAACAAAGTCATGTTCAtgtgatgtagctagctagctgtaacatTGCCAAAACGACTATCAATTAAGGAGTCTCTCACCGGGTTCAACTTGCAGTTCCTCTCTGCCCAGAGCAAGTGCAGAGTATGATGCTATGTTTCCCAGACACAGGGTGCATTGCAAGGGGAAACTGAGCTGAATAACTTGTACTCAATCTAAACAGTGTACCATCTCAAATAAATATATACTTTGTCATGAGACGATATAAACAGATAGATGTATGCCCATACTCatcctggaccccaggaagagtagctgctgcttcggcagcagctaatggggatccataataaatacaaataccacCGACTGGCTGATTTGATGATCTGAAGTGCaggtaatgttttttttaaattaaatgtgaTCGTGTGTTATCTCCAGTGACGAGAACCATTTAGCTATGACACGTTCCTTCATGATTTTACAGACGGAGCATTTTAATGTTACCCCGGTAGAACATAGGCTTTCACCAAATTGACAGGAGTTTAATTTCTGGGGTGGATTATACATTTCACTTaaccccccccatccctcccaatGTCAGGGAAACCTGGTCCATGACAACTACAGGGTCAGCGGTTATCGAACTCCCCCTGGCTAGAATAGAAACCTACAGACACTTAAGCCCCAAGGAACAGATTTGAATGCCAAAACCTGACCTTAACTGTGATTGACTAATCAAAAGGAAGAAATAACCAGAACTGTATTTTGCAAACAAAATCTCCAATATGTTTAAGATTAACGGATACATGGGCATTCCAAGTGAGACGCCTAGGGTGCAACACAGTGCGTGGGTGTTGACAGGAGCTTGATGTGTGGAAGTGAGATTGTGAGGTGTGACATGCACTGCAGGGAATGTGAACCTGTGTGATGAGACCCCAGGTTCTTCACTGTGGCATAACAGGGAATTCATCAGTCTACCCATGAATGCATGCAGTGGTCTGCAATGCAGACGATTCAACATGCGGGAGCATGTGCTGCAAAATGGCTGCCCCTCAAGGTCACTCCTCGTGCCCTTACTGCACGTCTGTGGTGTTGAGAGAGCATGAGGACACAGGGTGATGCATCACAGATGTAGTGCCTCTGAACAGCTTCCGCTGCGGCCAAAGTTACCGTGGAGCAGGGCGTTCAAAGGCACTACAGCCGGAGGCCTGGGACTCTACCCATCCCAGTGTCATTAGAgcaaaaggaggagaggaagggtaggGGGACGGCTTGAGGGGCCGTGTGTGTTTTACCTTGGCCACTCAGGTTGGGGTTTGTGTAGTCCCAGGTGTCCTGGTCGTTCTTGAACACATTGAGGCGGGTTGGCTGTGAAGACAGACATTcaaacatttcattattttgccCATCGCGGTGTTCCTTCAGTGAAATGAGCTCGGTGTTTGGATGGACAAAGGGAGATAAGCATGTAACCACTCACCTTGGCGTACTCAATCTTCAGTGTGCAGCAGCCAGAGTAGATGTCTGCCCCATTTAGAGAGGCTTTCGCCCTCTGGGCACTTTGCACAGAGTCAAATGTATGGGAAGTGAAGGAAACTATGGATAATAAAAGCATTTGCCTACTTTACACATTACATGTTCACCTTGTCATTCAAAGCTCTGCTCACGAAAACAACGAGCACTTGTTACACAATTAGACCTATATCAagaacaaataaacaaatatttacTAGCTGCCACCTGCAGACGACTTGTCAGGGGTGCTGACAGAAGCTTCAAGTGTGGAGTGAATTAAGATTGTGTGGCATGGACTGCAGGGAATGTGAACCTGTGTGGTGATGAGATCCCAGGTCCGATACACATTTTTGAACAATGAGATTTTGAGCAAAGGATATTCCACCATGGCCTGAACTCCATTCTTCCTGAAGATGACGATCCTTTGCACAGGCCCACAGTTGTTACAGACGGTATACAGCACATCCTGCAGAACAGAGAACCAAAATAGTTTGATTGAAGGCCCAGTACAGTCAAacttgattttcctgtgttttatatacagtaccagtcaaaagttgacacaccgactcattcaaggatttttctttttaccattttctacattgtagaacaatagaggacatcaaaactattaaataacatatggaatcatgaagtaaacaaaagtgttaaacaaatcaaaatatatttgagattcttcaaattagccaccagttgccttgatgacagctttgtatactcttggcattctctaaaccagcttcattaggtagtcacctggaatgcatttcaattaacaggtgtgccttcttcatttgtggaatttctttccttaatgcatttgagccaatcagttgtgttttgacaaggtaggtgtggtatacagaaggtatatttagtaaaagaccaagtccatattatggcaagaacagcgcaaataagcaaagacaaacgacagtccatcattactgtaagacatggtcagtcaatgcggaaaatcttaagagtcacaaaaaccatcaagcactttGATGTAAGTGGCTcgcatgaggaccgccacagaaaaggaagacccagagttacctctgctgcagaggataagttcattagagttaactgcacctcagattgtagcccaaataaactcaattaacagacacattaactttaaaaaaaactttatttaactaggcaaatcagagttaagaacaaattcttattttcaatgacggcctcagAACAGTGGGTGTTGCCTTATTCAGtggcagaatgacatatttttaccttgtcagctcagggatttgatcttgcacctttcagttacaagtccgacgctctaaccactaggctacctgccaccccagaggagactgtgaatcaggacttcatggtagaattgctgcaaagaaatcactactaaaaggacaccaaaatacaaagacttgcttgggccaagaaacacgagcaatggacattcgaccagtggaaaactgtcctttggtctgatgagcttCTTGGTTTGAGCTccttggttccaaccgctgtgtctttgtgagacggagagtaggtgaacggattatcgccgcatgtgtggttcccaacgtgaagcatggaggtggtgtgaggtgctttgctggtgacacggtctgtggtttatttagaattgaaggcacactgaaccagcatgggtaccacagcattctacattgatacaccatcccatctggtttgcacttactgtgattatcatttgtttttcaataggacaatgacccaacacacctccaggttgtgtaagggctatttgaccaagaaggagagtgacggaTTGATATACcggatctcaacccaattgagatggtttgggatgagttggacagcagagggatgtaaaagcagccaaaaagtgctcagcatatgtgggaactccttcaagactgttggaaaagcattccaggtgaagctggttgagagaatgccaagagtgtgcaatgctgtcaaaggcaagctactttgaagaatctaaaatctattttgctttgtttaacacttttttggttactacatgattccatatgtgttatttgatagttttgatgtcttcactattattgatatactatatactattatcACTAACACTGAGGTTTGAATAATACtgggaaattgtgaaaatgataataTAATGCAATTTTtttgtaagagctgtttgaaaagactggcAAAAATGTCATCCTGTTTTATTGGGATGGAGTTGGGGACTGCCTGCCTGGTGGTAAATTTGTTAATAGACTAATGAGAAAGACTCTGCCAATAACATCTAGTTTTCGACCACCCCACTTAGACCACCCTGACAGTCCTTGcgaaattcttgcttgagaaattgctctttgctgtAAGGTACTTCATtcttatcaaatcatttctgggtattGAGACAAAAAAAAATGGCTGAATTGGACCTTTAACAGTGTGTAAAACAATGTGTTGCAGTGAGCCAAACAATGGTGCCTTGTCATAGCAATGAAACAGCTGCCTTGTATAACGGTGGGTGTGTTACCGAGGTTATGGGGTAGATAGGGTTCATGATGGTGAGCAGAAGCACATTATTGACGCTGCGT from Oncorhynchus kisutch isolate 150728-3 linkage group LG28, Okis_V2, whole genome shotgun sequence encodes:
- the hnrnpl gene encoding heterogeneous nuclear ribonucleoprotein L isoform X1; protein product: MAAAAGRYYNEGGRATKRQKTEDGMTTEGYDDPHKTLPSPVVHIRGLVDGIMEADLVEALQEFGTISYVVMMPKKRQALVEYEDLNGSCNAVTYAAENQVYIAGHPSFINYSTSQKISRPGDPDDSRSVNNVLLLTIMNPIYPITSDVLYTVCNNCGPVQRIVIFRKNGVQAMVEFDSVQSAQRAKASLNGADIYSGCCTLKIEYAKPTRLNVFKNDQDTWDYTNPNLSGQDADAEGNWNNSQDPNANPNKRVRQPALLGDHPPEYGSPTGGYHGYHDESGYGPPPHYEGGRRMGPLMGGRGRGRGGSYGGPGYGHGPPPPGDYSAHADSPVVMVYGLEPAKINADRVFNVFCLYGNVERVKFMKSKPGAAMVEMGDCYAVDRAISHLNNNFLFEQKLNVCVSKQQAIMPGQSYELEDGSSSFKDFHGSRNNRFTSPEQAAKNRIQHPSNVLHFFNGQPDISVEIFNGVCEELGVKNPSNIKLFTGKSGATGERSSSGLLEWESINDAMEALAMMNHYQMKNPSKYSDCDNNTTANDTNGGPYPYTLKLCFSTAQHAN